A single genomic interval of Aureliella helgolandensis harbors:
- a CDS encoding site-2 protease family protein, with the protein MLKEPGRSQYDWQFNFLGFPVRVAWGFWVVAAILGWSWSVSVDASFPNSPGGAPAVLLMWIAALLLSILVHEVGHTLAMKYYGLQSRIVLYHFGGLAIPDSFGSWNGARQRRIGPREQIVISAAGPGIQLALAALVWAIGMATGTYMELTGQLNWLFGTSLPIGEIPQTAIRYAAFNAIIYPSTIWAILNLAPILPLDGGHIMRSMLQLWNVDQPTHVAYMVSIGTGALLGIYCLQTGQPGGIMFLLFAASNWQAMQQGHGGF; encoded by the coding sequence ATGCTCAAAGAGCCAGGTCGCAGTCAGTACGATTGGCAGTTCAACTTTCTTGGTTTTCCAGTGCGGGTTGCGTGGGGATTTTGGGTTGTCGCGGCCATCCTAGGATGGAGTTGGAGCGTGTCGGTAGATGCCAGCTTCCCCAATTCTCCCGGGGGAGCTCCCGCGGTCTTGCTGATGTGGATTGCAGCGCTCCTGCTGTCGATCCTGGTCCATGAAGTTGGGCACACTTTGGCGATGAAGTATTACGGGCTGCAAAGCCGGATTGTCCTCTACCACTTTGGCGGCTTGGCAATTCCCGATTCGTTTGGGAGTTGGAATGGAGCGCGGCAGCGCCGCATAGGGCCGCGTGAGCAAATCGTCATTTCAGCTGCGGGGCCGGGAATTCAATTGGCTTTGGCTGCATTGGTGTGGGCTATCGGGATGGCAACCGGGACATACATGGAGCTCACGGGGCAGTTGAATTGGTTGTTCGGAACGAGTCTACCGATAGGCGAAATTCCGCAAACGGCAATTCGTTACGCGGCGTTCAACGCAATTATCTATCCCAGTACCATCTGGGCAATTCTCAATTTGGCGCCCATCTTGCCGTTGGATGGTGGGCACATCATGCGTTCGATGCTGCAGTTGTGGAACGTCGATCAACCGACGCATGTGGCCTACATGGTATCGATTGGCACCGGTGCACTGCTGGGAATTTATTGCTTGCAGACGGGGCAGCCTGGCGGCATTATGTTCCTGCTGTTTGCCGCCAGTAATTGGCAAGCCATGCAGCAGGGGCACGGCGGATTCTAG
- a CDS encoding Kelch repeat-containing protein — translation MIPWINAFALALSLFLIHAVAFAADSKLPKVWIYTDMSDPTLPGTNHRGTINDPDDVSAMAGYLLMANRFETLGIVVASTHRQEHAASPDQADWANRLFGTAYRTDLKNLQQLGGFPEEIRFTQSCIKSTGELFAEDEKYESLEGYRSVKALLDAAQHLADGEVLNVLCWGSVTEPAILVAHCLTHDKRELLGKLRFIAHWTSSSFHQGTAEHPEDVSNCREDAAACRYMKSIAASGRISYFECGAIGQHGIVSGSPKGKQYYDQFRTSQLGTQFVEGKFVRDCVDHSDSATYWTLLGEYGVSLTDIAADGSNTASVEKRNEGKLAAASQRLHDELLRRSVIAGGGESTVLSSPRMSADRWEMLDTLGTPTARHEAAMVGFEGKCYLLGGRRINPVNVFDPWTGTWTAKSVTPLELHHFQGVVVGDRIYLMGAMTGGYPTETPLEKIVVYSPNKDQFEFVHSIPEARRRGGAGAVYHDGKIYLVGGITHGHMDGYQSWFDAYDPQTGDWEILPDAPHARDHFQAVVIENRLYAAGGRQTSKVTQEVFSRTVAAVDVFDFETGQWLPSTDTPVLPTPRAGNSCAVLDGKLVVAGGESGGRSSAHAEVEVYSPESAAWSTLPSLQRGRHGTGVVRIGDYFYTASGSGGRGGSPELNSTERLQLRP, via the coding sequence GTGATTCCATGGATCAACGCGTTTGCCTTGGCATTGAGCTTGTTCCTCATCCATGCGGTGGCCTTCGCCGCCGATTCCAAGCTCCCCAAAGTTTGGATCTACACCGATATGAGCGACCCCACACTGCCCGGGACCAATCATCGAGGCACGATCAATGATCCCGACGATGTCTCGGCCATGGCAGGCTATCTGTTGATGGCAAATCGCTTTGAGACGCTTGGCATCGTGGTGGCTAGCACGCATCGGCAGGAGCATGCCGCTTCGCCGGACCAAGCGGACTGGGCCAATCGCCTCTTCGGTACGGCCTATCGCACCGACTTAAAAAATCTTCAGCAGTTGGGAGGCTTTCCCGAGGAGATCCGTTTTACCCAATCGTGCATCAAATCGACGGGCGAGCTGTTTGCTGAAGATGAAAAATATGAATCGCTCGAAGGCTACCGCAGCGTCAAGGCACTCTTGGACGCGGCCCAACATCTCGCCGATGGCGAAGTTCTCAATGTATTGTGTTGGGGCTCGGTAACTGAGCCAGCAATCCTAGTGGCCCACTGCCTAACCCACGATAAAAGGGAGTTGCTAGGAAAACTGCGCTTCATTGCTCACTGGACGAGTTCTTCGTTCCATCAAGGAACCGCCGAACACCCCGAAGACGTCTCCAATTGCCGCGAAGATGCAGCCGCCTGCCGGTATATGAAGTCGATAGCCGCTTCCGGAAGAATCTCTTACTTCGAATGTGGAGCCATTGGCCAGCATGGCATTGTGAGTGGTAGTCCGAAAGGGAAGCAGTATTACGATCAGTTCCGCACTAGTCAGCTCGGCACGCAGTTCGTTGAAGGGAAGTTCGTTAGGGACTGCGTCGATCATTCGGATTCCGCGACGTACTGGACGTTGTTGGGAGAGTACGGTGTGAGCTTGACGGATATCGCCGCTGATGGATCGAACACAGCGAGCGTTGAAAAACGCAACGAGGGGAAACTTGCTGCTGCCTCACAACGCCTCCATGACGAACTGCTGCGTCGCTCGGTGATTGCGGGTGGGGGAGAGTCTACCGTGTTGAGCTCTCCGCGGATGTCTGCGGATCGTTGGGAAATGCTCGATACGCTAGGAACGCCAACCGCGCGACATGAGGCGGCGATGGTTGGTTTTGAAGGTAAGTGCTATTTGTTGGGAGGACGCAGGATCAATCCCGTGAATGTCTTCGATCCTTGGACGGGTACGTGGACGGCGAAATCTGTGACGCCGCTCGAGTTGCATCACTTTCAGGGAGTGGTTGTGGGGGACCGGATCTATCTCATGGGGGCGATGACAGGTGGCTATCCCACGGAAACTCCGCTCGAAAAAATAGTGGTGTATTCCCCCAACAAGGATCAGTTTGAGTTCGTGCATTCCATTCCGGAAGCACGGCGGCGTGGCGGAGCAGGGGCCGTCTATCACGATGGTAAAATCTATCTTGTGGGAGGCATTACCCATGGTCACATGGACGGATATCAGAGTTGGTTCGACGCCTATGATCCACAAACCGGCGACTGGGAGATTCTGCCTGATGCGCCCCACGCACGCGACCATTTTCAGGCGGTGGTAATTGAAAATCGACTCTACGCAGCGGGAGGTCGGCAGACATCCAAGGTTACGCAGGAAGTTTTTAGTAGGACGGTGGCGGCTGTCGACGTTTTCGATTTTGAAACTGGCCAATGGCTACCTTCCACAGACACGCCCGTACTACCGACGCCGCGGGCAGGCAATAGTTGTGCTGTCCTCGACGGCAAACTTGTGGTCGCAGGCGGGGAGAGTGGTGGAAGATCATCGGCTCATGCCGAAGTGGAAGTCTATTCCCCTGAGTCGGCCGCTTGGTCCACGCTGCCCAGCTTGCAGCGTGGACGGCATGGGACTGGAGTGGTGCGTATCGGCGACTATTTCTACACCGCATCGGGCAGTGGTGGCCGGGGTGGGAGCCCGGAATTGAACTCGACCGAACGCCTGCAGTTGCGCCCCTAA
- a CDS encoding tetratricopeptide repeat protein, with protein MVLRSSAFVLLAVSALESPAIAQRAEIRLQATAPATSSISASNHSAASGNSAATAISPNLRALYQRTQAVRSEADVTAIARACANVVSSQKSSTADRDYAGSLLAWALNRRGEMRNEAAAAMVQRGALEEADKLDHQAADDFETAIQYGPTNWRIHHNFAISLAMKGDYARAINSVTRALELKPDYANAYFNRGELYFELGRFEQASKDYSLAIERDATDPQYYNSRAHSQFMLEDYDVAIADYQRAAELGTDSAVYQSDLADAYQFLGKWEEAAQAYRSAVAINNKYARAYQNASWLMATCPDRKFRNGDLALSAAKKALELGDANSPRVLETLAAANAANGKFTEAIQFQRRALAVSSDAERSEVQQRLSLYEAKTAYVQPRLDSSTTTGEPGGANRVRTASNKTTQTRQ; from the coding sequence GTGGTTTTGCGTAGCTCTGCATTTGTCCTGCTTGCCGTCTCTGCCCTCGAATCCCCCGCGATCGCTCAACGTGCTGAGATTCGCCTCCAAGCCACCGCTCCCGCGACTTCGAGCATCTCGGCCTCAAACCATTCAGCCGCCTCCGGCAACTCAGCTGCCACGGCCATTTCGCCCAACCTAAGAGCGCTCTACCAACGCACTCAAGCGGTCCGCAGTGAAGCGGACGTGACCGCCATCGCGCGTGCCTGCGCCAATGTGGTATCTAGCCAGAAGAGCTCGACTGCCGACCGAGATTATGCGGGCAGCCTGCTTGCCTGGGCACTCAACCGTCGTGGCGAAATGCGCAACGAAGCAGCAGCAGCCATGGTCCAACGCGGTGCCCTGGAAGAGGCCGATAAGCTCGACCATCAAGCGGCCGATGATTTTGAAACGGCCATCCAGTACGGCCCCACGAATTGGCGCATCCATCACAACTTTGCGATCAGTCTGGCAATGAAAGGGGACTACGCGCGAGCCATCAACTCGGTGACGCGCGCCCTGGAGCTTAAACCCGATTATGCCAATGCGTACTTCAATCGCGGTGAACTCTACTTTGAACTCGGACGGTTCGAACAAGCATCGAAAGACTACAGCTTGGCCATTGAACGCGATGCGACCGATCCGCAGTACTACAACAGTCGGGCGCACAGCCAATTCATGTTGGAGGACTACGACGTCGCCATTGCCGACTATCAGCGCGCCGCCGAACTCGGAACCGATAGCGCGGTTTACCAAAGCGATTTAGCCGATGCCTACCAGTTCTTGGGGAAGTGGGAGGAAGCAGCCCAAGCCTACCGATCCGCTGTGGCCATCAACAACAAATATGCGAGAGCGTACCAAAATGCGTCTTGGCTCATGGCCACATGCCCCGACCGAAAATTTCGCAACGGGGATCTAGCATTGAGTGCCGCCAAGAAAGCGCTGGAACTGGGAGATGCGAATTCGCCACGCGTGCTCGAAACACTAGCCGCTGCCAACGCAGCCAATGGGAAATTCACTGAAGCGATCCAATTCCAACGTCGGGCTCTAGCCGTTAGTTCGGATGCAGAACGCAGCGAAGTCCAACAACGACTCAGTCTCTATGAAGCCAAGACCGCCTACGTCCAACCCCGCCTCGACTCCTCCACCACAACTGGGGAACCGGGCGGCGCCAATCGCGTTCGTACCGCCTCCAACAAAACCACGCAGACTCGCCAATAA
- a CDS encoding FG-GAP repeat domain-containing protein, whose product MHFLNPFPLHARRLHLLLAATISLQALSSLGLVQESIAQDVTFERIQLSDQFYSEGGTLGDYNGDGNGDVAVGPWIYWGPTFTSKSRFYEGEAIDPIGYSENFLMYSGDVNEDQQLDILVIGFPGKESWWFENPGKEKLQEASVLWQRHTMLESVDNESPLIADIDGDGIDDLICNSGGKMVYGSHAGQTPTALWKMTEISPERGYQRFTHGIGIGDVNNDGHQDALEKDGWWQNPGNAAPAGDHWTFHPFAFSDGGAQMFAVDLDGDGKNEVLTGTAAHGFGLAYFKSTNDEATEFEKVDIMTDQAATSPVGLAVSQLHAMALADMNGDGIVDIITGKRWWAHANGDPGSSQPATLLWLETVRQGERVHFVPHVVDNSSGVGTQITVGDVNGDGLEDIVSGIKRGAYLFLQRPADLDAHQFLVPEQAELDAFGSHPAWQVVKVGDALAPAQGDRPLNFGFESGDLQDWEARGPIASAAIQENAASSPDAAERGKYSLDTSTDAPRGIGEVISRPFLLDGERVSCWIRGPKDPEARFELISEGSGQILCSSGGGEADQWASISFDVAQWKGELVRIRVVDHSEQASIGFDEFRIHP is encoded by the coding sequence ATGCATTTTTTAAATCCCTTCCCGCTCCACGCGCGTCGCCTCCATCTGCTGCTGGCTGCCACAATCTCCCTTCAGGCCCTGTCCTCCCTAGGGTTGGTCCAAGAGAGCATTGCTCAAGACGTTACCTTTGAACGCATTCAGCTCAGCGACCAGTTTTATAGCGAAGGAGGCACGCTGGGTGACTACAACGGCGACGGCAACGGAGATGTCGCTGTTGGCCCCTGGATCTACTGGGGACCGACCTTCACGTCCAAATCCCGCTTCTACGAGGGAGAGGCAATCGATCCGATTGGTTATTCCGAAAACTTCTTGATGTACTCCGGTGACGTCAATGAGGATCAACAGCTTGATATTCTCGTCATTGGATTCCCCGGCAAAGAGAGCTGGTGGTTTGAAAATCCTGGTAAGGAGAAACTGCAAGAAGCGAGCGTTTTGTGGCAACGACACACCATGCTCGAATCGGTCGACAACGAATCTCCGCTGATTGCAGATATCGATGGTGACGGCATCGACGACCTAATTTGCAACTCGGGTGGCAAGATGGTGTATGGATCCCACGCGGGGCAGACTCCGACCGCTCTCTGGAAAATGACCGAGATCTCGCCCGAACGAGGCTACCAACGCTTCACTCACGGAATTGGAATCGGCGATGTGAATAATGATGGACACCAAGATGCACTGGAAAAGGATGGTTGGTGGCAAAATCCAGGGAACGCCGCTCCAGCCGGCGACCACTGGACATTCCACCCCTTCGCTTTTTCGGATGGCGGTGCACAAATGTTCGCAGTTGATCTCGACGGAGATGGCAAGAATGAAGTTCTGACGGGCACTGCCGCACACGGCTTTGGCTTGGCGTATTTCAAATCGACGAACGACGAAGCAACCGAATTTGAAAAGGTCGACATTATGACCGATCAAGCAGCCACCAGTCCCGTGGGGCTGGCCGTTAGCCAATTGCACGCAATGGCACTGGCCGACATGAACGGGGATGGCATCGTAGATATCATTACCGGAAAACGCTGGTGGGCCCACGCCAATGGTGATCCAGGCAGCTCGCAACCCGCCACGTTGCTGTGGCTGGAAACCGTACGGCAGGGGGAGCGCGTACACTTCGTCCCCCATGTGGTCGACAATAGTAGCGGCGTGGGCACCCAAATCACGGTCGGCGATGTGAACGGGGACGGTTTGGAAGACATTGTCTCGGGAATCAAACGAGGTGCGTATCTATTCCTCCAGCGCCCCGCCGATCTAGACGCCCATCAATTTCTAGTGCCAGAACAAGCCGAGCTCGACGCGTTCGGCAGTCACCCCGCTTGGCAGGTAGTGAAGGTTGGCGATGCGCTAGCTCCCGCCCAAGGTGACCGTCCCCTCAACTTCGGGTTCGAATCGGGAGACCTACAAGACTGGGAAGCCCGTGGTCCCATTGCTTCCGCTGCCATCCAAGAAAACGCCGCCTCCAGCCCTGACGCTGCAGAGCGTGGCAAGTACTCCCTCGACACCAGTACCGATGCCCCGCGCGGGATTGGTGAAGTCATCAGTCGCCCCTTCCTCCTCGACGGTGAGCGTGTTAGCTGCTGGATTCGTGGCCCCAAAGATCCCGAAGCACGCTTCGAGTTGATCTCTGAAGGTTCTGGTCAAATCCTTTGCAGTTCCGGAGGTGGCGAAGCAGACCAGTGGGCTTCCATCTCGTTCGATGTCGCTCAGTGGAAAGGCGAACTGGTCCGCATCCGCGTGGTCGACCATTCCGAACAAGCCTCCATCGGTTTTGATGAGTTTCGAATTCACCCCTAG
- the hemC gene encoding hydroxymethylbilane synthase — protein sequence MSTIRIGTRGSKLAVWQAEWIAGRLKQRGYDVEIVLISTRGDVSTESLRVVGGQGLFTKEIQRELLSASVDVAVHSLKDLPTIPVPGLSLAAVPERETTADCLISRGNVSFEDLPAGARVGTGSSRRGAQLLVWRPELVIADIRGNVDSRLRKLEEGQFDAIVLAAAGLTRLKLTQCITEQLPEERILPAIGQGALGLECRSDDAETQAALVQLNDPKSQAEVLAERAFLASLLAGCLAPVAAIGRVNPDGQLSLRGRVLSIDGKRVVEGRVVGNPKSAEMLGKQLADELIGQGAAELIAIAKENSP from the coding sequence TTGTCTACCATTCGTATCGGAACTCGTGGAAGCAAGCTGGCCGTATGGCAAGCCGAGTGGATTGCTGGCAGGCTAAAGCAGCGCGGATATGACGTTGAAATCGTGCTCATCTCCACCCGCGGGGATGTGTCGACCGAATCGCTACGCGTTGTTGGCGGGCAGGGATTGTTCACCAAGGAAATTCAGCGCGAGTTGCTTTCCGCTAGCGTCGATGTTGCGGTTCACAGTCTTAAAGACCTGCCGACAATTCCGGTGCCAGGGTTGAGCTTGGCGGCCGTACCGGAGCGGGAGACGACGGCCGATTGCCTGATCAGTCGTGGCAATGTTTCGTTTGAGGACTTGCCCGCTGGGGCTAGAGTCGGAACGGGCAGCTCTCGACGCGGAGCCCAGCTCTTGGTCTGGCGTCCAGAGCTGGTCATCGCGGATATTCGAGGGAATGTCGACTCGCGCTTAAGGAAACTTGAGGAGGGGCAGTTCGATGCAATCGTTCTGGCTGCCGCTGGCCTAACGCGACTCAAGCTGACGCAGTGTATCACTGAACAGCTGCCCGAAGAGAGGATTTTGCCAGCCATCGGGCAGGGGGCACTCGGCCTGGAATGTCGCAGCGATGATGCGGAAACGCAAGCAGCTCTGGTGCAACTGAACGATCCGAAAAGCCAGGCGGAAGTTCTCGCCGAGCGCGCGTTCCTAGCATCCTTGCTGGCTGGTTGCCTCGCTCCCGTGGCTGCTATTGGACGCGTGAATCCAGATGGGCAGCTCAGTCTGCGTGGGCGAGTCTTATCGATAGATGGTAAGAGAGTTGTGGAAGGACGCGTGGTTGGCAATCCCAAGAGTGCGGAGATGCTCGGTAAGCAATTGGCGGACGAGTTGATCGGCCAGGGGGCTGCTGAGCTAATCGCCATTGCCAAAGAGAACTCGCCGTGA
- a CDS encoding histidine triad nucleotide-binding protein: MTTIFTKIINREIPAKIVYEDDLCLAFHDVSPQAPVHVLLIPKKPVESIEALEPEDESLLGHLWMVIQRVARELELAEGGYRVVVNCGKDGGQSVDHLHFHLLGGRPLAWPPG; the protein is encoded by the coding sequence ATGACAACGATTTTCACAAAGATTATTAATCGCGAGATTCCTGCCAAGATTGTCTATGAAGACGATTTATGCCTAGCGTTTCACGATGTGTCACCTCAGGCTCCCGTGCATGTCCTGCTCATTCCCAAGAAGCCGGTTGAATCGATTGAGGCATTGGAACCAGAAGATGAGAGTCTGCTAGGACACCTCTGGATGGTGATTCAGCGGGTCGCTCGGGAATTGGAGTTGGCCGAAGGAGGGTATCGAGTGGTTGTCAATTGTGGCAAGGATGGTGGGCAATCGGTCGATCACCTCCATTTTCACTTGCTAGGCGGTCGCCCACTGGCTTGGCCTCCAGGCTGA
- a CDS encoding RluA family pseudouridine synthase, which produces MNEPIQILHEESHFMLINKPAGLFSQAAPGVPSLETCLTSQIKQRDEHHGQPFIGLPHRLDRATSGIMLIARNQRSLARFGQQFQSRKVGKYYLAVVQGMLPVGVYEWEDYLRKIPNEPQAEVALATASGARQAKLTAQVIATTATQSLLLIHLSTGRMHQIRVQAASRGFPVLGDALYSNSATGEVLATDTSGRVTQLSQSTPAEEPSSTVTYPSAVPIGLHALRIEFRHPKTALQCCATAELPERWQAWAANFAEPLREVCQRSRRDERQAWKFPLEL; this is translated from the coding sequence ATGAATGAACCGATCCAAATTCTGCATGAAGAATCGCATTTCATGCTCATCAACAAGCCGGCAGGTTTGTTTAGCCAAGCGGCCCCTGGTGTACCTAGTCTTGAAACATGTCTAACGTCACAGATCAAGCAACGCGACGAACATCATGGGCAGCCCTTTATTGGTTTACCACATCGACTGGATCGAGCAACATCGGGCATCATGTTAATTGCTCGTAATCAACGCTCGCTGGCTCGCTTTGGCCAACAATTTCAGAGCCGAAAGGTGGGCAAGTACTACTTAGCGGTCGTGCAGGGCATGTTGCCGGTTGGGGTGTACGAGTGGGAGGACTATCTCCGCAAGATTCCCAACGAGCCGCAAGCAGAGGTTGCTCTTGCGACGGCCAGTGGCGCACGCCAAGCCAAGTTGACGGCTCAGGTGATCGCGACAACTGCCACGCAAAGCTTACTGTTGATCCATTTGTCGACCGGACGCATGCATCAGATTCGTGTACAAGCTGCCTCGCGTGGTTTTCCCGTGCTAGGCGATGCGCTTTACAGCAATTCAGCGACTGGCGAAGTGCTGGCAACCGACACGAGTGGCCGTGTAACGCAACTCTCGCAAAGCACTCCGGCGGAGGAACCGAGTTCAACGGTAACGTACCCGTCAGCGGTACCCATTGGTCTGCATGCGTTGAGAATTGAATTCCGGCATCCTAAAACAGCTTTGCAGTGCTGCGCGACGGCCGAGCTACCCGAGAGGTGGCAAGCCTGGGCGGCTAATTTTGCCGAACCTCTGAGGGAGGTTTGCCAGCGAAGTCGGCGCGATGAGAGACAGGCTTGGAAGTTTCCCCTCGAGCTCTAA
- a CDS encoding RNA recognition motif domain-containing protein produces MGKKLYCGNLSYNVRSAQLEQLFAEFGTVVSAQVIEDRETGRSKGFGFVEMSTEQEASAAIDGLNGQDNEGRNLQVNEAKPREERSGGYGGGGGGGRRGGGGGGGGGGRDRW; encoded by the coding sequence ATGGGTAAGAAACTGTATTGCGGCAACCTCAGCTACAACGTGCGTTCAGCACAGCTTGAGCAATTGTTCGCGGAGTTCGGCACGGTGGTTAGCGCTCAAGTAATTGAAGATCGCGAAACCGGGCGTAGCAAAGGCTTTGGCTTTGTCGAAATGTCGACCGAGCAAGAAGCTAGCGCAGCAATCGACGGGCTGAACGGCCAAGATAATGAAGGCCGCAATCTACAAGTCAACGAAGCCAAGCCACGCGAAGAGCGATCTGGTGGTTACGGCGGCGGTGGCGGTGGCGGACGACGCGGTGGTGGCGGCGGCGGTGGCGGCGGTGGCCGCGATCGCTGGTAG
- a CDS encoding DUF6513 domain-containing protein, with protein MSFTNEHFYFVTGRLAEQAVRTTVARVAEELKFQYTIGVLPITVAALMTPKWILRHLVVPPHATQVMLPGCLSHNLEDIAHSIETPVVCGPRDIRDLPLFFGNKRPIATDYGKYSIEIIAEINHAPKLSSQALLEQALFLKQQGADVIDVGCTPGHRWTKVSDAIKQLRDLDIRVSIDSFDSWEVAQACAAGAQLVLSVNSSNRAQAVDWGAEVVVIPDTPDDKKSFEETIFFLTERDISVRLDPILEPLGCGFASSLERYTACRRSYPQLPMMMGIGNVTELTDADSAPINVLLLGICQELNIQSVLTTQVINWARSSVRECDLARRMMHYAVEHRIPPKHLEPQLVTLRDTRVTEFDNEILDSLARTIRDRNIRIFTRQSEIHAVSAGVHVHATDPFEVAQQLLDSAVGATIDPAHAFYLGFEMAKALTANTLSKQYEQDVALDWGFLTRAEQPHRLSRKPRSS; from the coding sequence ATGAGCTTCACCAACGAACACTTTTATTTTGTAACTGGTCGATTGGCCGAACAGGCGGTGCGCACGACGGTTGCGAGAGTAGCTGAAGAACTCAAATTCCAGTACACCATCGGTGTGCTCCCGATCACTGTCGCCGCGTTGATGACACCCAAATGGATACTGAGGCATCTAGTTGTTCCTCCCCATGCAACACAGGTGATGTTGCCAGGCTGTCTATCCCACAATCTCGAGGACATCGCTCACTCGATTGAAACCCCAGTCGTCTGTGGACCACGCGACATTCGTGATTTACCGTTATTTTTTGGGAATAAACGACCAATTGCCACCGACTATGGAAAGTACTCCATTGAGATCATTGCCGAGATCAACCACGCGCCAAAACTGAGTTCGCAAGCTCTCCTCGAACAGGCATTGTTCCTGAAACAGCAGGGAGCAGACGTTATCGACGTGGGATGCACGCCCGGTCATCGATGGACCAAGGTGTCCGACGCAATCAAGCAATTGCGCGATCTGGACATACGTGTTTCGATCGACTCCTTCGACTCCTGGGAAGTCGCGCAAGCCTGCGCGGCAGGCGCGCAACTCGTACTGTCGGTCAACAGTTCCAATCGCGCACAAGCCGTTGACTGGGGAGCCGAAGTCGTCGTGATTCCCGATACACCTGACGATAAAAAAAGTTTCGAAGAAACGATATTTTTTTTGACAGAGCGTGACATTTCAGTACGACTCGATCCAATCCTTGAACCGTTGGGCTGCGGGTTTGCGTCGAGTCTAGAACGCTATACCGCTTGCCGTCGGAGCTATCCACAACTACCGATGATGATGGGAATTGGCAATGTCACCGAACTGACAGACGCAGACTCCGCCCCCATCAATGTCTTGCTACTGGGCATCTGCCAAGAGTTGAATATTCAGTCCGTGCTAACCACCCAAGTCATCAACTGGGCTCGCTCAAGCGTTCGGGAATGCGATTTAGCGCGACGCATGATGCATTATGCGGTCGAACATCGCATACCGCCCAAACATTTGGAGCCGCAACTGGTGACTTTACGCGATACGCGTGTAACCGAGTTCGATAACGAGATATTAGATTCCTTAGCGCGGACCATTCGTGACCGCAACATTCGCATTTTCACGCGGCAAAGCGAAATCCATGCCGTATCCGCAGGCGTCCACGTCCATGCGACCGATCCATTCGAAGTGGCACAGCAGTTATTGGATAGCGCGGTCGGTGCAACCATCGATCCCGCGCATGCGTTTTACTTGGGTTTTGAAATGGCCAAAGCGCTGACCGCCAACACGCTCTCCAAACAATACGAGCAAGATGTGGCCTTAGACTGGGGGTTTTTGACGCGCGCCGAACAACCCCATCGACTATCGCGCAAGCCGCGTTCCTCCTAA